A stretch of the Acanthochromis polyacanthus isolate Apoly-LR-REF ecotype Palm Island chromosome 22, KAUST_Apoly_ChrSc, whole genome shotgun sequence genome encodes the following:
- the LOC127531965 gene encoding gastrula zinc finger protein XlCGF26.1-like isoform X1, with protein sequence MDSSQKKCKHSNGVRCWTSEEDKDGSATTAERDESLSCAQCGKTFITATKLRIHKRIHTVDKSFSCDRCGKAFTTKTLLKSHQLIHSGVKPFSCDQCGKAFTQKSYLKRHQLMHSGVKPFSCDQCGEAFTRKSQLKRHQLTHGGVKPFSCDHCGKAFTDKSSLRSHQLIHSGVKPFSCDQCGKAFTQKSNLTRHQLIHNGVKPFSCDQCGKAFTTKTLLKSHQLIHSGVKPFSCDQCGKAFTDKSNLTRHQLMHSGVKPFSCDQCGETFTRKSQLKSHQLTHGGVKPFSCDQCGKAFTDKSNLTRHQLMHSGVKPFSCDQCGKAFTKKSNLAKHQLIRSGAKPFSCDQCGKAFTDKSTLRSHQLIHNGVKPFSCDQCGKAFTQRSSLRSHQLIHSGVKPFNCDQCGKAFTHKGTLTSHQFIHSRVKPFNCDQCVKTFTQHEQLLIHQCPHSGRKRYHCDSCDKTFKHQQSLKCHQRIHTGHDVYRCDYCGEPFVLYSQLKAHEVTHTGVKPYVCDQCGKRYSSTAYLKVHQRVHTGERPYRCDECKKTFTTLGSLKQHQQIHTRKKAFNWCHSEQNGTDGQNSQTCQHSANGEQCCFDQSGPTSNQHETLKQHQRMHTGHRLNPCQEDFSMQGSVKVHEVLHKLKVLEIRLHRIQV encoded by the exons aaatgtaaacacagcaatggagtgagatgttggacctctgaggaggataaggatggttcggcaacaacagcagaaagagatgaatcactgagttgtgcgcaatgtggcaagacttttatcacagcaacaaagctaagaattcacaaacgtattcacactgtggacaaatcattcagctgtgatcggtgtggaaaggcttttactaccAAGACTctgttaaaaagccatcaactcattcacagtggagttaaaccattcagctgtgatcagtgtggaaaggcttttactcagaagagttacttaaaaagacatcaactaatgcacagtggagttaaaccattcagctgtgatcagtgtggagaggcttttactcggaagagtcagttaaaaagacatcaactcaccCACggtggagtgaaaccattcagctgtgatcattgtggaaaggcttttactgacaaGAGTTCGTTaagaagtcatcaactcattcacagtggagttaaaccattcagctgtgatcagtgtggaaaggcttttactcagaagagtaatCTAACACGTCATCAACTCATACACAatggagtgaaaccattcagctgtgatcagtgtggaaaggcttttactaccAAGACTctgttaaaaagccatcaactcattcacagtggagttaaaccattcagctgtgatcagtgtggaaaggcttttactgacaaGAGTAATCTAACACGTCATCAACtaatgcacagtggagttaaaccattcagctgtgatcagtgtggagaGACTTTTACTCggaagagtcagttaaaaagtcatcaactcacCCACggtggagtgaaaccattcagctgtgatcagtgtggaaaggcttttactgacaaGAGTAATCTAACACGTCATCAACtaatgcacagtggagttaaaccattcagctgtgatcagtgtggaaaggcttttactaagaAGAGTAATCTtgcaaaacatcaactcattcgCAGTGGAgcgaaaccattcagctgtgatcagtgtggaaaggcttttactgacaagagtacgttaagaagtcatcaactcattcacaatggagttaaaccattcagctgtgatcagtgtggaaaggcttttactcagaggAGTTCGTTaagaagtcatcaactcattcacagtggagttaaaccattcaactgtgatcagtgtggaaaggcttttactcacaagggTACTCTAACAAGTCATCAATTCATTCACAGtagagttaaaccattcaactgtgatcagtgtgtgaaaacctttactcaacatgaacagctgttgatccatcaatgccctcattctggtagaaagcggtaccactgtgactcctgtgataAAACGTTCAAGCaccaacagagcttaaaatgtcaccaacgcatccacactggacatgatgttTACCGATGTGATTACTGTGGCGAACCATTTGTATtgtactcacagttaaaagctcatgaagtgacccacactggggttaaaccatacgtttgtgaccagtgtgggaaacgctacagctcCACTGCatacctcaaagttcaccaacgtgtccacactggggagagaccatacagatgtgatgagtgtaagaagacttttacaactttgggttccctgaaacaacaccagcagattcacaccagaaagaaagcattcaattggtgtcacagtgag cagaacggaacagatggacaaaactctcagacttgtcagcactctgccaatggtgaacagtgctgctttgaccagtctggaccaacgtccaaccaacaCGAAACCCTAAAACAacaccagcgtatgcacactggacacagactgaacccctgccaagaagatttctccatgcagggttcagtaaaagttcatgaagtcctccacaaacttaaagtccttgagatccggcttcacagaattcag